One Aquarana catesbeiana isolate 2022-GZ linkage group LG06, ASM4218655v1, whole genome shotgun sequence genomic region harbors:
- the LOC141147743 gene encoding gamma-crystallin-3-like yields MGKIIFYEDKNFQGRSYECNSECPDLSLYFRRCNSIRVESGNWILYEHTNYRGHQYFLHRGEYPDFQQWMGYNDSIRSCRLSPQHEGSFRIRIYEKEDFRGQMMEFTEDCSNVYERFRYHDIHSAHVQDGYWMFYEEPNYRGRQFYLKPGEYRRFSEWGATQPRIGSFRRVHYFH; encoded by the exons ATGGGAAAG ATCATCTTCTATGAGGACAAGAACTTTCAGGGTCGCTCCTATGAGTGTAACTCTGAATGCCCAGACTTGTCCTTATACTTCAGACGCTGCAACTCCATCCGTGTTGAAAGTGGAAACTGGATCCTGTATGAACATACCAACTACAGAGGACACCAGTACTTCCTTCACAGGGGAGAATATCCTGACTTTCAGCAATGGATGGGCTACAATGACTCCATTAGATCTTGTCGTCTGAGCCCCCAG CATGAAGGTTCATTCAGAATCAGGATCTATGAGAAAGAAGACTTCAGGGGTCAGATGATGGAATTCACTGAAGATTGTTCTAATGTCTACGAGAGATTCCGTTACCATGATATCCATTCTGCCCATGTACAAGATGGGTACTGGATGTTCTATGAGGAGCCCAACTACAGAGGACGTCAGTTTTACCTGAAACCTGGAGAGTATAGAAGATTTTCAGAATGGGGTGCTACTCAGCCAAGAATTGGCTCTTTCAGACGCGTTCACTACTTCCATTAG